One genomic window of Stigmatopora nigra isolate UIUO_SnigA chromosome 13, RoL_Snig_1.1, whole genome shotgun sequence includes the following:
- the ngb gene encoding neuroglobin produces MEKLSGKDKDLIRSSWESLGKNKVPHGVIMFSRLFELDPALLNLFHYNTKCGNTQDCLSSPEFLDHVTKVMLVIDAAVSHLDDLHSLKDFLLNLGRKHQAVGVQRQSFAEVGESLLYMLQCNLGQAYTAPMRQAWLNMYTIVVAAMSQGWSENGEHKAD; encoded by the exons ATGGAGAAATTGTCAGGGAAAGACAAGGATCTGATACGGAGCAGCTGGGAGAGCCTGGGGAAGAACAAAGTTCCTCATGGTGTCATCATGTTTTCCAG GCTTTTTGAGCTGGATCCAGCTCTTTTAAATCTTTTCCACTACAACACAAAATGTGGCAACACCCAAGACTGCCTCTCCAGCCCAGAATTCCTGGATCACGTCACCAAG GTGATGCTTGTAATCGACGCCGCCGTTAGCCACCTGGACGATCTTCACTCTTTGAAAGATTTTCTTCTCAACTTGGGGAGAAAACATCAGGCCGTAGGGGTCCAGCGACAGTCATTTGCT GAAGTGGGGGAGTCCCTCTTGTACATGCTGCAGTGCAATTTGGGCCAGGCCTACACGGCACCCATGCGTCAAGCCTGGCTCAACATGTACACTATCGTGGTGGCCGCCATGAGCCAAGGCTGGTCCGAAAACGGCGAGCACAAAGCCGACTAA